TGCGATTGGTAGCTTGCTGCATGGTAGCCACCACCGATTGGTAAAGAATATTAAACCGGTTGGTTTTGAAAAATTCCATCTTGTCGGTTGGAATGCGCAGCGTGTAACCCTTTTCTGTATTTACTATGGCATCAAAGCCAGGGTTCAGTGCATTGAACGTGTTGATGTCCATAGCCAGCGCATTGGCAACCACTACAGAGTTGTAACGGCCCTGCACTTCTGTTGTGGCCGTACTGTTGAGCACAGCCGGGTCCAACTGTGTTTGCATTTGTGCAATCTGATCTACCATCTTAGTTTGATGGTTGGCCCACTCTTCTTTGGTGCTTGTCGTTTGTCCCGCAGCACCTTCCATAATGTAATGTGTGCTGATGAATTTCTTCACGTGGTTGCGACTTTCTTGTGGCAGGTAAAATTGCAACTTCCAGAAATCGCGGCTGCCACTTTTGCGAATGGCAGATTGTACATTGCCAGGGCCACCATTGTAGGCTGCAATCACCAGCAGCCAATCACCCAATTGGTCATGCAACTCCCGCAGGTATTTGGCTGCAGCATGGGTGCTCTTATAGTAATCGGTACGTTCGTCGAATCGGTAAGTGATGCGCAGGCCCATTCTGCGGCCTGTTTCCGGCATAAACTGCCATGGTCCAACAGCTCCTGCCCAGCTTTGCGCATACGACTGCAAATTGCTTTCTATAACGGCGAGGTATTTCAGTTCTTTTGGCAAACCATAGCTCTGCAAAATGGCATCCATCATGGAAAAGTAGGGACCAGCCCAACCCTTCATTGATTGCAAATGCTTTTCGTGCTTTTTCAGGTAGTCTTCAACAAAAGGCAATACCTGCGGATTGAGCTGTGGCGCAGCCGCTACACCATTTGTGCCGGGTGTGTTCACAAACAAATTGCGAAATCCCTTTTCTTCCAAACCCTTTCCTCCAGTTGTGTCTTTCTTTTCCGCAGGTTTCACTTTAGGGTCGGTGGCAGCAGCTGCAACTGTCATCAGCATGGCTATGCTGAAAAACAAAATGCTGAAAAATGAGCGACGCTTGCTGCATGCGAAAATGGTTTGAACACTGGTTTAATTGCTTTTGAAGCTGGCTTCAAGGTAAGCGCCAATGCGGTGCAAAAGTACTTCTTCGCCCCGGTTGCACAACACTTGCAAACCAAAGGGCATGCCATTGCTGTGTTTATACAGCGGCAAAGCCAAACCAGGAATGCCCGCCAGATTGGCGAAAACTGTATAGATATCTGCCAGATACATGCTCACCGGATCTTGATTGAGCTCTCCCAATAATGGCGCTATTGTTGGGCTTACAGGCATCAGAATGGCATCAAACGCACTGAAAATCAGCGACGTTTCTGCAACAATTTTGGCACGCACCTGCTGGGCTTTGGTAAAATAGGCATCGAAATAACCGGCACTCAATACAAAAGTGCCCAGCATAATCCGGCGCTTTACTTCGGTACCAAAACCTTCACTTCTGTTCTGCTTGTAAAAGGCTGTTAAATCATCTGCATTGCCTTTGGCGGCATGTCCGTAGCGAATGCCATCGAAGCGACCCAGGTTGCTACTAGCTTCCGCCGTGGTAAGCACATAATAGGTGGGCACAATGTATTCCATCAAATCAAACGGCACGGCGGTCACGGTATGTCCTGCTGCTTCCAGCTGCGCAAAAGTGTTGCGGATGGCGGACTGTATTTCCGCATCAGGACTCGTTTCGCCCAAAGTGGGCTGCAACCACGCAAATCGCAATGGCTTTTGTGCCGTTCCCAATGCCGTGACAGCGGGTGTTGGCTGGTCTTGCATAGCAGTGCTGTCCAACCCATCGGGGCCAGCCAGCACATCGTATACTGCGGCTACATCAGCTACCGATTGACCCAACACACCTACGCAATCAAAAGAACTGGCATAGGCAATAAGGCCATAGCGGCTAATGCGGCCATAACTGGGTTTGAGGCCTACCACTCCGCAATAATCGGCCGGCTGCCTTACTGAACCGCCCGTATCGCTGCCAATGGCTATCATACACAAGCCTGCCTGCACGGCTACCGCTGCACCGCCCGATGAACCACCGGGTACCCGGTTAGGGTCGGCAGCATTCCGCACCACTCCATGAGCACAGTTTTCGTTGGTACTGCCCATCGCAAATTCATCGCAATTGGTAGAACCAATAATGATGGCGCCAGCATCCAGCAAACGTTTGACGGCAGTGGCAGAATACACTGCCTTATACCCTTCAAGCATATGAGAACCAGCCGTTACAGGCTGCCCTTCGTAGTTGAGCACATCTTTGATAGTAACTACCACGCCATGCAGTGGCAGCAATGGTTTGCCGGCAGCTACAGCAGCATCCAGTTCTGCGGCCTGTGCCATGGCCTCTTGCTCAAAAACATGCAGGATGGCATTGAGCGGTTTGGCATTGGCTATTTGCTGTAAATAATGCTGCACAGTAGCTACGCAAGTAGCAGTACCGGTCTGTATTTGCTGATGGTATTGGCTAATGCCTGAAAACTGAAACGACATACGCTGGGGGAATAATACAAAAAGCAGAAGCTGCTACGGCTAGCAAGCATCTGCTTTTTGACAGTACTTTATGGAAGGAAAGGAATGAAAGAATTAAGCTTCGGCTTTTTTCTCTTTTTCATTCATGCCATCTTCAATTTCTTTTTTCACGTTTGATTTGGCATCGTTGAACTCACGGATACCGCGGCCCAAACCACGCATAAACTCGGGGATCTTACGGCCACCAAAAAGGATGAGTACAGCCAGCACAATAAGGATCCACTCACTTCCGCCGGGCATGCTTAACAGCAAAGTTGACAACATGATTCTATTTTTTTGGATTGTAAAGGTAAGTGTTGCGTGGCTAAAAGTACAGGTTTTGCATTTCTAGCACCCAATGCCATAAAAAAGGAACGCCATGCGTTCCTCTTCGTATTGTAACACTGCAAATTATTCTGCAGAGTAGCGTTTTTCTTTGATACGTGCACTCTTACCGCTGCGTTCACGCAGGTAGAACAAACGGGCACGACGTACTTTACCAACTTTGTTCAGTACAACACTCTCAATGTGAGGGCTTACTACAGGGAAGGTACGCTCTACACCTACACCGTCGCTTACTTTACGAACAGTGAAGCTTGCAGTAGCTCCAGTGCCCTGACGCTTGATTACATCACCTTTGAAGCTCTGGATACGTGTTTTTGCACCTTCAACTACTTTGTAGTTAACGGTAATATTATCTCCAGCCTTGAACTTAGGAAGTTCATTGGCGGTAGTCATTTGCTCGTGTACGAAGTTGATTGCCTGCTGGTTCATGGCGCATTTTTTAGGACGGCAAAGGTAGGGGTGCACATCTTTTCTGCAAAATAAAAACCAAACAAATCAAGGATTTCAGGGCTTTTTTTTGAAGACTATGCCTGAATGCATTGATTATCATTGATTTTTTGGCTTAGCGGCTGGCTTACCCGCTGCAGGTTTTACAGCCGGAGCATTCAGGCTTTGCAAATTTTGATTGGCAATAACAAACGATGGGTGTTCTTTTACGGCCAACGCATAATACTTTTTGGCAGCGGCTGTATCCTTTTCTCTAAAGGCCAGGGCTCCCAGCATGTTGTAGGCAGCTGCTATCACCGGCACAGCTTCATTGTTGCCAGCGCTTATTTCGAGTGACACTTTATCTTGTCGGGCTTTGGCGGAATCTGCAACCACTTTATTCAGCGAGGCTTTGCACTCGCCTATTCGTTCCAGCAAAAACTGGCGGGTAGCCAGCTGGTAAAAATTGTACGGCTCTGGCGACAATGCACACAACTTTTCATACCAGTCGAGGCTGGCTTTGGTATCGCCGGCACGACCGGTAATATCTGCCAGCAATGTGAGTGCTGTAATGTCTTTGGGATTAGCCTGATTAATCTCGTTGGCCATTTTGTAGGCGCCGTTGAGGTTGCCCAAACGATAATACACTACAGCCAGTGTGTCTTTAAACTGTGCTGCACCGCCATGCATCAGGTAGCCAGTGAGGGCATAGGCAGCACTGCTCATATCGTCATAATCCAACGACCGGCGGTACATATTCATGTATTCCTGTTGCTGTTGGGTACTATCGGTTTTGGTTTGGGCGAATGCCTGCGTAGTAGCCATCAGCACCATCGCAAGCAGGATATTCTTTTTCATAAATGGAGAGGCAGTTTACTAGGAGTGCGAACTAAAGTGAAAAATAGCAGATACCACTCACCAAAATAGTGGATTTACAGCATGGCGGAGTAACCGGCTATTGATTGACGGCCATATCGTACACCAGCACTTTGCTCCACAAATGGCTGCACTGCTGCACAAATGCCTGATGTATAGGATGCTCCTGATAGACAGCCTGATCTTCGAGGCTGTTGAAATACATGAGTTCTGATACCTGATAACTACTGTCTACAACAGGGCGTTTTTCGGTAGAAGCCGGACCGCCCACCAGCAATTGTTTTACCTGCGGAATGGCTGCCAACGTATGCAAACCTTGTCTCAATTGGGCAGCATGAGCAACATTATCTGGCTCTTTGAGCCAAAAGAAAACGTGATGAATAATCATGGTAATTGCTTATTTACTGAAAATGGCCTGAACTGCAGCTATTGTAACTACCTCATGTCAGGTTGTTGCTTTCAAAATAACGAGGAAGTTTTTACTCTTCCTCATTCAGCAGATGTAACGCCTTAAATTTTGGTAAACAGCGCCAGAAACTCCTGTTTCTTTTGCCGGCTCAGTGCTATGCGCATTCCATTGCGTAACAGCAATTCGCCACCTTCACCTCGAATGTATTGAACCACGGCCTTTACATTCACCATGTACGATTTGTGTGCCCTAAAAAACTGTGGCTGATGCTGCAGGGTTTCCTCAAATAAAGCCAGTGTTTTACTCACTAATAATTTCTTCCCATCCTGCAGTACAATTTGGGTGTAGCAACTAATTGCTTCCAGCACTACTATTTCTTCCAGCTTCACAAAACTCAGGCCCTGGCCGGTGGTTACAGCCAGCGTATCAATAGTGTGCCCTTGCTGCATGCGCTGCAACGAAGCCACTTGCACAGGACTGGTATGCTGCTGAAACTGCAGGTACTGATCCACAGCATTGCGCAATTCTGTTTTGTCAATGGGCTTGAGCAGATAATCCAATGCATTCATGCGGATGGCCTGAATGGCATACTGATCGTAGGCCGTGGTAAAAATAACTTTGAAGGGAATATTGCTCAGTTGCTGCAATAAAGCAATGCCATTCAGCCTGGGCATATCGATATCCAAAAACACTAAATCAGGTTGATGTTGATTGAGCAAATGTGAGGCCTCTTCCGGTTGTTGTGTGGTAAACAACAGGTTTATTTCAGGACAATGCTTTTGCAACAATCGAGACAATGCATTGATGCCATGGAATTCGTCGTCAATAATAGCTGCGTTAATCATGTAGCCGTTTTAGTGTAGGTGTAAATAGAGTTTTACCATGGTGCCTGCTGCTTTTCCGTTGCTGTACAAATCTTCGTACAACACTTGGTTTGCTGCGTTCTGCATTTTCAACCGATGTTCTGTAATCTCGATACCCAGCGATGTATGTGATTTTTGTATATGCTGTGTGGCAGCCCTTCCAATACCGTCGTCTGCAATGGTAATTAATGCTACGCTTGGCTCACACAGCTGAACATTGATGTGTAAATGTCCAGTTTCCTTTTTGTTGCCCAATCCATGCCAAATCGCATTTTCTACAAAGGGTTGTAATATCAGTGGAGGCACTTCTATCATATCGGGCTGTACAGTTTCACCGATGCTTATCCGATAATCAAAATGCGGCACTCTTGTTTTTTCCAAATCGATATAGAGTTGCAGTGCAGCCAATTCGCGGTCCAGCTTTACCGTATTGTTTCGGGTTAGTTCCAATGTATTGCGCAGTAGTTTGCTAAAGGTGGTCAGGTATTCGCTGGCTTCATCTGTTTTTTGATCGAGTATAAAACTGTTGATGCTATTCAAACTATTGAATACAAAGTGTGGATTCATTTGCGTACGTAGTGCCTGCATTTGTGCTTCTTTCAATTGCTTTTCGTGCAAGGCCACGGTACGTTGCTGACGCATCTGCCGCCAGACCAACCAAAACAACAACAACGCCCCAATTATCACGCAGCATGCATAAAACCACCATTGTTGATACCAGAAAGCGGCAATGGCTACAGTACAGGTGTATGGCGCTGTCACCAAATCGATGGGCCCTCGAATATCGAGGGTGTACCGTCCTGGACCCAGATTGGCGAACAATATTTTTCCCTCTCCCACTCTGTGCCAGCCCGTATCAGATTCATGCTGCAAGCGATACCACAATTCACTGCCTGGCGAGCCATCGAAATTGAGATTGTTGACCAATAACGTAAAGGTAGTTGTGCCAGCCGGCAGCGACAGCATTTGTGCTTCAGGTAAAAAAATTTCACCATTCACCATGGCTGCATCCACATCAATGATGGGGATGGGCCTGGCGGCAATCAAGGCTGAAGGATTGAAATCAACATGCCACTTATTAGCACCTGCATACAGATTGCCCAAACTATCTTTTTCAAAATAGCCATCCATATAATCATTGGGTACAGCGCTATTGGCGGTGTTCAGCTGCCACCAATTGCCTATAGCTAAGCGGCACCATATACCAGTGGCGGTGGTTGCCCACAATTGGCCGTTTTTATCAAACTGCAATTTGAAAATGTTGGTAGCAGGCACATCCGATAAGGCTTTCACTGCATCGGCACCTTCTTGTACAACATAGATGCCATTTTTTGACCCCACGTACACCTCTCCACTTGGCGATTCGGCCATGCCAGCAAAACCATTGGTGGCAGCACCGGTTGCTGTATTTAGCAGTAGCTGAAACCGATTGCTGTTTCTTTTTTTCTAAACCAACCCTTACTGGTACTGGCGTAGAGATGGCCCGATGACGACAAGTAACTGGCCACAACATTCGCATCAGGCAGTCCACTTTCGCCACTGCCATTTGCCCAATAGCTTTGCTGAAACTGTTGAGATGCTGTATTAAATATGAAAATGCCCTTTCTGCCACAAACCATCAATAGTGAATCATTATACCGACTGATATTGCGCAAAATAAAATCATCTGCATGCTTGGCACCCGGTGGAAAATACGCGGTTGTTTGTCCATCGCTTTTGCGCAGCAAGCCACTATCGGATGACAACCACCAAGTATCAGGCTGTTGCCAATACTGGCCGTATACTCCTTGCCACAACAGTTGATGTGAACCATGCAATTGCTGCACCGATTGCTGATGCGCCCATGCGGCATCAAACCAATGCCAGCCCTTGCTGTACCAACCGCCTACCCGATAGCCATCGGATTTTATTGACAAGCTCATTGCCAAACCATCAAATACAGGCTTGCCACCCCATCGTACTGCACTGCTAAAATTCAACCGGTGCATTTGTTGCCGAAATGGTTCGATGGCGGCAATGCCATCTTCATTCCCTGTCCAAACAATGCCTTGCGCATCTGTATACACCAGTAAGCTCTGGTTGGCAAAAGGAAAGCCGTGTACATCGCCGGGTTGATGCTGTAAGATGTGATAGGCAAGAGATTCAGGATCTATCATCCACCATTGCCGGTCGGCAGCTGCCAGCAGCCACTGCTTACCCTGCAAGTCTTTCCACATGGTCAGGCTTTTGCAGGTACTCCGCCCTTTGAAACCAGGTAGCGGTTGCAAGGTGCCCGTTTGCGGATTGAAGCATAACACGCCTTTTCCATAACTCGCAATAAAAACTTTATCCGGCGCATATACCCATACATCCCGAATGGTAACCGGCTCCGGCTGATTGTCCTGTGCAATAGACAGTATTTGACTAATGCGCCAATCGCTATCTGCCAACAGGAGTGTATTGCCCGACCAAAATAAATGCCGGCTTTTGCCGAAAGGCTTCATGCCATCAAAGGGCATACCTGTTTGCTTTGACAAAACAGTTCTGTCTATAAAAATAAACATACTGTCTTGCGTAAATGCATGTACGTTCCCTTTTGCATCTTTACTGATAGCCCTGTACACACAACTGCTAACACGGGTGTACCGAAGTGTACGATGATTGACCCAACCCAGCTCATTGGGTAGCAATACCCAGAGCCGTTGCTGATGATCCAGTACAATGTTTTTTATTTCTTGCTCTACCGGTCGCCCACTGCTGTCTGTAAGTAAAATGGGTTCAAAACGACGGCCATTGAAACGAGCCAAACCAGCAGGCGTAGCAGCCCACAAGTAGCCCCTTTCATCTCTTGCCAAACCCTGTACGGTAGCCGATGGCAACCCGCTGCTTTGGGTATAGCTGGTAAATACCGGCCATGGAAAAGGCTGCGCCGCCACTTGCTGCAACATTGCTGCCAGCAAGAGTAGAAAAAGATATCGTGCCAATGATGCCAATTGGAAATACAAGTGCCTAATATAATCCGAAGCCGCCTGCATCCAACGCTTTACTCATGCATCTGTTGAATTTGCTCTTTGGACAAGCGTAAAAAACGGGCCGCGTTGTTGAATAGGATGTCTCTTTTTTGTGATGGCGAAAGAAAAGGAGCATCGTTGATATTATCGATGGCAACGCCAATGCTCTGTGGCCATACCATATTGTCGCTGCCAAACAGGATGCGCTTTTCAAAACCCGCATTCACCATTCGTTCGAGATAATGGTAAAACTCTTTTTGGGTACAGCATAGGCAATAATACCCAAGTCCACATAGAGTTGCGGATGCGCATACAAAGTAGCCAGCATATCATCGAGCATGGGCCAGCCGGCATGCATGGCATACACCCGAAGGTTGGGATGCCGCACCAATGCTTCTTCCAGTTGCGTAGCGCTGTGCAACCTTGCCCTGTAATTATTTGCGCCCATGTAAATAACGCCGGGCGGACCAGGGCCCACATGTACGCCCACGGGTATATCCAGTTTTTCTGCCATGGCTAAAAATGGCTCCACCAGACTGTCACTAAAAGAAATGCCTTCGTACTGAAGGCCCAACTCGCCAAACACTTTGAACTCACTGGATTGAAACAACTGTTGCAACGAATCAACCGACAGCCCAACCCTTTGCACATCGTAGTAATTCCACATCACGGCATTGATGATGCGCTTTGGTGCTGCGGCTTTCCAACGCCGCACCATGTGTGGCTCACCGCTGGTTACGCCATACACATTGTATTGGTTAAGTACGGCAATGGTTTGTACCATCAATGCAGAATCTGTAAGGGGAGAAGTAAGCGGATGGCTGGTCCAATCGCCATTCTTGAATACTTGCATGATGGTTTGCATGTAGGGCTGCTTCGGATCGTGACAGCCCCAGTGTGCAAAAGGCGCACCGATATTCATGGGTGCCGGGCCCTGATCATTGGCAGCTAATGCATGTAAATGCATGTCGATGATGGGCAGTTTTTTGGCGGGCTGCGCATTCGTTATTGCTACGCCAATTGCACACAACAGCAGTAGTGTTAATCGCATAAAAGGTGATTTATTCATTTACTGTATTGCGGCGCAAATGGCGTACACCCTTACGGCCCGCAATTGAGTGGTGTTGGTATTGGTAGCTATCACTTTCCATCGGCTGTCATTGCCTGGGTCGGGGCCGGAGTAATTGATTTTGATGTCTTGTGCAGCCGTATTGTAATCTCTGTGGCCGCCTCCACCGCCAATGGCTTTCAAACCATTGGGGCAGGCACAAAATATTTCTGCAATATAATTGGTGGGCATGTCCACATCTACAAAAGGCCTTGTTACACCGGCGAATATAGAACCATTGGCATATATGGGCCCGGTCACAGTAAGGCTCTTATCAACATACAGGGTTTTAGTCACACTTGCATAAGTAGTGGATATCGTGAACGCCTTTTCATAATCGTACGTGGCGGGGTTATATATTTCGATATTCATTCGCGGAGTAGTGGGTTGAAACGTATTTTCCATTGTGATTCTGCTGTTGGGTGATTGATTGTAATCAAACCGAATGGCAGAAATACTTTGTGCTGAAGGATTAGGGTAAAGGCTTGAAGAAAGGCCCCTGATAAGCAGTCCGTTGTAAGGGTATGGTGCTTCCAGATAAATGCCGTCTGCAGTGAGCCCATTTTGCAGAATATTCAGTTTTGCCAGCCCCGTATTGGGCAGATTGGCTTCTGTACCGCCAATGCCCACCTGCCCAAGTTCATCTACAAACATTACCGTACGTATCTCATTATTGTATTTACGATTGAGATATAGACGAGCTGAATTTATTACAAAAGCATCATCTCTGCCTCTGAGTGCCATCCATTCAAAACTCACATTGTTGGTAGGCCTGAGGGAAATGCCTACGGCAGCCGTGCTGCTGCTCAAATCAGCCCCTTGTATTTGCAGGGCAATGCTATCTGCACTTACCACATGCAGTTTTTTTTGTGGGCTGCTGGTGCCAATGCCTACGTTTTGTGCCATGCCGGCTTGTTGCAGCCATGCAAAAAACAAACAACAATACCTGTTTCATTCCTGAGGGATTTACCTCGGAAAATTCATTTGCCATGCACAAGTTGCCCCCAACCAATCAGCAAATGGGGTGGATGGCTTAGCGAAGTGCGACTGCTGAAGCGCTGCGCTGCTGAAAGTTCATGTCTATCCTATATTCGTTAGTAAATGAATGTAGTTATATATGTGAGCATGAATTGTTTTGAAATGGATTAAATCAAGACTTGTTCTAAAAAATTTTGATCAATATCTATGTCACAATGGAACGAACTGATTGAAAAGCAAGACTGGCGTGGAAGAATCCCATTCATATTACGCCGTACAATTAAGGGAAAGATCTGGAAGCGAGTTAAGTTTCGTGAAGTTGACATATACGAACACAACTTTATGGACTGCCAGTTTTTGAATTGCGCTTTTGAGCACTGTAGAATTGGCAATAATGTGACCTACGATAATTGCCTGTGGCAAAATTGTTCATTTTCGGGTCAATATTCATCATTGGGTTCTCCTGCTGTTTACAGGAATTGTCGCTTTGTAGAAACAAAATTCAAAAACGGACTCTGGTCAAATCTCGTTTTCGATAATTGTTTGTTTTCAGGTGAGTTTGCAAATGTTTATTGGGAAGGCCGATGGGCGGACAGTGGTAAACCAAATCTTCAGTTCTCGAAATGTGATATGCAAGCGGCTACATTCAAAAATGTAACTATCAAAAATGGGCTAACGCTTGACAGTATCCTATTGCCAAAAACTGGGCTACGCCTATTTGATAATAACAATGAAGCGTTCACAAATGCACTCTTGAAAGGAGTTGAAGCTGCACAAGACGATGCAAGAATTTCCCTTAAAGTCATGGCCGATTTTGCCGAAGGCCAACATCCTGTTTTATATGACGATACACATTTAGACCACCATCCCGGCATCAGAGGTACAGATTCGAGAGAGGCGTTTGAGTCAATTGCAAAGGCATTTGAGCTGAGAAGATAAAAGATAGCTGCTGAATTTTTTGAATAGCTGAAGGGCTGCGCTGCCCGGCGGGCCCCGCTGCAGGCGGGGGTGCGCAGCACCGAACGAAGTGAGCCCAGAGGGGAGCGAACTACAGCCGGGATTTGTACAACTGCTGACAGCCCCAACCTTCTCCCCCACCTCTCCTTACCCCCTGCCCCCTAAAGGGGGTATAGAAAAGGCCCGTTCTACTTGAACGAGCCTCCCTAAATTCCTTATTCCAAATTACTAATAACAATTACTGAATCACTCCCAACTCCTTGCCTACTTTGGTAAAGGCGGCAATGGCCCGGTCGAGGTGCTCCTGCGTGTGGGCGGCACACATTTGCACCCGTATGCGGGCCTGGCCTTTGGGCACCACGGGGAAGAAGAAACCGATGACGTAAATGCCTTCGTCGAGGATGCGGGCTGCAAAGTTTTGCGCTACTACTGCATCGTACAACATTACCGGTACAATGGGATGCTCGCCGGGCTTGATGTCGAAGCCGGCTTCGGTCATTTTGCTGCGGAAATATTTGGTGTTGTATTCGAGTTTGTCGCGGAGCTCGGTGGTTTCGGTGAGCATATCGAGCACGGCAATGCTGGCACCCACAATGCTCGGGGCTACGGTATTGCTGAACAGGTAGGGCCGGCTGCGCTGACGCAGCATTTCAATAATCTCTTTACGACCGCTGGTGAAACCACCACTTGCGCCGCCAAGGGCTTTGCCCAAGGTGCCGGTAATGATATCGATGCGACCCATCACCCCACGATATTCATGCGTACCGCGGCCGGTTTTGCCGAGGAAGCCGCTGCTGTGGCATTCATCAATCATTACAATGGCATCGTACTGATCGGCGAGGTCGCAAATTTTATCGAGCTGTGCAATGGTACCATCCATGCTGAAGCTACCATCGGTAACGATGATGCGGCTGCGCAGGTGTTGGCTTTCTTTCAGCTTGGCTTCGAGGTCGGCCATATTGTTGTGCTCGTAGCGGTAGCGCTGGGCCTTGCAAAGGCGTACGCCATCGATGATGCTGGCATGGTTGAGGGCATCGCTAATGATGGCATCTTCTTCATTGAACAATGGTTCGAATACGCCGCCGTTGGCATCGAAGGCTGCGGCGTATAAAATTGTGTCTTCGGTACCGAGGAACTGCGCCAGTTTTTGCTCCAGCTCTTTGTGAATGTCCTGCGTACCGCAAATAAAACGAACGGAACTCATGCCATAACCATGGGTATCAATGGCTTTGTGGGCTGCTTCGATGACTTTAGGATGGCTGCTGAGACCAAGGTAGTTGTTGGCGCAAAAGTTGAGCACTTGCTTGCCGTTCACGGTTATCTCGGGGCCTTGCTCACTGGTAATAATGCGTTCTTTTTTGAAAAGGCCGGCTGATTCTATTTCGGCCAATTCGGCTTTTATACGGGCAACAAATTTTTCGTTCATGTTTCAGGCAATTTTTTAAGCGAAGCGAAGGTAATGCGGAGCGACATAGTTTGCCACGGCCTGCTTTTGTAAAGTGAAAACCGCCTTTTAATCAATGAAAGACACCGTTTGTTCAATGGTGCATGCAACAGCGGTTTGATACAGATAGTTTCGCAGCGTCAACCATTCACGCCCACCTACCGCACCCCCTGAACCCTTAAACTTGTTGGTACCGTGTGTTGCGTGAATGGCCTTTGGCAGGTTAAGTTTCGTTAAAAATAGCTGCGGGAAATAAATTTAGGCAAACCTGTAACGTTTGCGATTTATCTTCGTCTCATACTGCAAACACACCACCCCCTGCTATGAAAACTGTAACTGCCAAATCGGGAATACTGCTCACCATTATGTTGGTGGTAGCCCTGATTACCTACGGAATGCTCAGCAACCGTAGCGGCGCCCAATCTGAAGATTGTTCAACAAACGATCAACAAACATCTGGCCAGGTGCAAGG
The Phnomibacter ginsenosidimutans genome window above contains:
- a CDS encoding lytic transglycosylase domain-containing protein; translation: MFFSIAMLMTVAAAATDPKVKPAEKKDTTGGKGLEEKGFRNLFVNTPGTNGVAAAPQLNPQVLPFVEDYLKKHEKHLQSMKGWAGPYFSMMDAILQSYGLPKELKYLAVIESNLQSYAQSWAGAVGPWQFMPETGRRMGLRITYRFDERTDYYKSTHAAAKYLRELHDQLGDWLLVIAAYNGGPGNVQSAIRKSGSRDFWKLQFYLPQESRNHVKKFISTHYIMEGAAGQTTSTKEEWANHQTKMVDQIAQMQTQLDPAVLNSTATTEVQGRYNSVVVANALAMDINTFNALNPGFDAIVNTEKGYTLRIPTDKMEFFKTNRFNILYQSVVATMQQATNRSTQYPATEAKPAAKKSLN
- a CDS encoding Dabb family protein codes for the protein MIIHHVFFWLKEPDNVAHAAQLRQGLHTLAAIPQVKQLLVGGPASTEKRPVVDSSYQVSELMYFNSLEDQAVYQEHPIHQAFVQQCSHLWSKVLVYDMAVNQ
- a CDS encoding LytR/AlgR family response regulator transcription factor, yielding MINAAIIDDEFHGINALSRLLQKHCPEINLLFTTQQPEEASHLLNQHQPDLVFLDIDMPRLNGIALLQQLSNIPFKVIFTTAYDQYAIQAIRMNALDYLLKPIDKTELRNAVDQYLQFQQHTSPVQVASLQRMQQGHTIDTLAVTTGQGLSFVKLEEIVVLEAISCYTQIVLQDGKKLLVSKTLALFEETLQHQPQFFRAHKSYMVNVKAVVQYIRGEGGELLLRNGMRIALSRQKKQEFLALFTKI
- a CDS encoding Sec-independent protein translocase subunit TatA/TatB; the encoded protein is MLSTLLLSMPGGSEWILIVLAVLILFGGRKIPEFMRGLGRGIREFNDAKSNVKKEIEDGMNEKEKKAEA
- the rplS gene encoding 50S ribosomal protein L19; this translates as MNQQAINFVHEQMTTANELPKFKAGDNITVNYKVVEGAKTRIQSFKGDVIKRQGTGATASFTVRKVSDGVGVERTFPVVSPHIESVVLNKVGKVRRARLFYLRERSGKSARIKEKRYSAE
- a CDS encoding sensor histidine kinase; this translates as MAESPSGEVYVGSKNGIYVVQEGADAVKALSDVPATNIFKLQFDKNGQLWATTATGIWCRLAIGNWWQLNTANSAVPNDYMDGYFEKDSLGNLYAGANKWHVDFNPSALIAARPIPIIDVDAAMVNGEIFLPEAQMLSLPAGTTTFTLLVNNLNFDGSPGSELWYRLQHESDTGWHRVGEGKILFANLGPGRYTLDIRGPIDLVTAPYTCTVAIAAFWYQQWWFYACCVIIGALLLFWLVWRQMRQQRTVALHEKQLKEAQMQALRTQMNPHFVFNSLNSINSFILDQKTDEASEYLTTFSKLLRNTLELTRNNTVKLDRELAALQLYIDLEKTRVPHFDYRISIGETVQPDMIEVPPLILQPFVENAIWHGLGNKKETGHLHINVQLCEPSVALITIADDGIGRAATQHIQKSHTSLGIEITEHRLKMQNAANQVLYEDLYSNGKAAGTMVKLYLHLH
- a CDS encoding tetratricopeptide repeat protein, whose translation is MKKNILLAMVLMATTQAFAQTKTDSTQQQQEYMNMYRRSLDYDDMSSAAYALTGYLMHGGAAQFKDTLAVVYYRLGNLNGAYKMANEINQANPKDITALTLLADITGRAGDTKASLDWYEKLCALSPEPYNFYQLATRQFLLERIGECKASLNKVVADSAKARQDKVSLEISAGNNEAVPVIAAAYNMLGALAFREKDTAAAKKYYALAVKEHPSFVIANQNLQSLNAPAVKPAAGKPAAKPKNQ
- the gatA gene encoding Asp-tRNA(Asn)/Glu-tRNA(Gln) amidotransferase subunit GatA, whose product is MSFQFSGISQYHQQIQTGTATCVATVQHYLQQIANAKPLNAILHVFEQEAMAQAAELDAAVAAGKPLLPLHGVVVTIKDVLNYEGQPVTAGSHMLEGYKAVYSATAVKRLLDAGAIIIGSTNCDEFAMGSTNENCAHGVVRNAADPNRVPGGSSGGAAVAVQAGLCMIAIGSDTGGSVRQPADYCGVVGLKPSYGRISRYGLIAYASSFDCVGVLGQSVADVAAVYDVLAGPDGLDSTAMQDQPTPAVTALGTAQKPLRFAWLQPTLGETSPDAEIQSAIRNTFAQLEAAGHTVTAVPFDLMEYIVPTYYVLTTAEASSNLGRFDGIRYGHAAKGNADDLTAFYKQNRSEGFGTEVKRRIMLGTFVLSAGYFDAYFTKAQQVRAKIVAETSLIFSAFDAILMPVSPTIAPLLGELNQDPVSMYLADIYTVFANLAGIPGLALPLYKHSNGMPFGLQVLCNRGEEVLLHRIGAYLEASFKSN